One part of the Paenibacillus silvisoli genome encodes these proteins:
- a CDS encoding carbohydrate ABC transporter permease, with the protein MGIRLTKHDILVNTIIYAILTLLAVITLIPLLNIFSISLSNSAKATAGLVTVYPLGLSFETYEQIFKDSAILTAAGVSFKRVVLSLVLSMVLTVLAAYPLSRNKKVFRSRGIYMWIVIGTMLFGPSIIPLFFTVKDTHMLGTIWALVIPGAVAQFNIILMLNYFRNIPSELEESASIDGAGPWRRLLQIYVPLSMPIMATIALFVIVGNWNAYYDGLIFSMTTDDFPLQTYIQQLVVSFDTTIRDMEQVKSLLAVSNRSLTAAKLVITMIPILIVYPFMQKYFISGIMLGSVKE; encoded by the coding sequence ATGGGAATCAGATTAACAAAGCACGATATATTGGTCAACACGATTATTTACGCGATCTTGACGCTGCTGGCCGTGATCACCTTGATACCGCTGCTGAACATTTTCTCGATCTCGCTCAGCAACAGCGCCAAAGCGACGGCAGGGCTCGTGACGGTTTACCCGCTCGGTCTGAGCTTCGAGACGTATGAGCAGATTTTCAAGGACAGCGCGATCTTGACGGCTGCGGGGGTTTCGTTCAAACGCGTGGTGCTCTCGCTCGTCCTTAGCATGGTGCTCACCGTGCTGGCGGCGTACCCGCTGTCCCGGAACAAGAAGGTGTTCCGCTCCAGAGGCATTTACATGTGGATCGTCATCGGGACGATGCTGTTCGGGCCGAGCATCATTCCGCTCTTCTTCACGGTGAAGGACACGCATATGCTCGGAACGATCTGGGCGCTCGTCATTCCCGGCGCGGTCGCTCAGTTCAACATCATTCTCATGCTGAACTACTTCCGCAACATCCCGTCGGAGCTGGAGGAGTCGGCCAGCATTGACGGAGCGGGGCCATGGCGCAGATTGCTGCAAATTTACGTGCCGCTGTCGATGCCGATCATGGCGACCATCGCCTTGTTCGTTATCGTCGGCAACTGGAATGCGTACTACGACGGATTGATTTTCTCGATGACGACGGACGACTTCCCGCTGCAAACGTACATTCAGCAGCTGGTCGTGAGCTTCGATACCACGATTCGCGACATGGAGCAGGTGAAAAGCCTGCTGGCCGTATCCAACCGGAGCTTGACGGCCGCGAAGCTGGTCATTACGATGATTCCGATTCTGATCGTGTATCCGTTCATGCAGAAATATTTTATTAGCGGCATTATGCTGGGCTCCGTGAAGGAGTAA
- a CDS encoding glycosyltransferase family 2 protein yields the protein MDITQLWSGILFWYSRFILLFMLLVSGFYLIMFLFSFLSIRKAYKLNELRAHEEIRDIMFTKPISVIVPAYNEEAGIIESVRSLLSLRYPQLEVIVVNDGSIDRTHEVMMTHFQMVPIDRAVRQLIPTQEVRAVYQSTQLPHLYMLSKVNGGKADSLNAGINFAKYSYFCSIDGDSILERDAFVKIMKPIISSGENVIAAGGSVRIANGCDIQMGIVKRIRLSDKPLVVFQVIEYLRAFLIGRIGLSRYNLMLIISGAFGVFDKEWVVAAGGYSTRTTGEDMELVVKLHRLVKERGADKRIIFVPDAVCWTEAPETATFLRRQRSRWHRGLLDSLWTHRKMLLNPRYGYIGLIAFPYYLVIELFGPIIELGGYLFIVLSLIFGGMSVEFSVLLFLAFLLYGSIISLLSLLLEEWSLRRYADKKDIVKLYFYSLTEVIWFRPLTVVWRVEGVFQFLFGYKRWGEMKRKGIA from the coding sequence ATGGACATAACGCAGCTGTGGTCCGGCATCCTCTTCTGGTACAGCCGTTTTATTCTGCTGTTCATGCTGCTGGTGAGCGGGTTTTATCTCATCATGTTTCTGTTTTCTTTCCTGTCGATCCGCAAAGCGTATAAGCTGAACGAACTCCGGGCGCACGAAGAAATTCGCGACATTATGTTCACGAAGCCGATTTCGGTCATCGTCCCCGCTTATAACGAGGAAGCGGGCATTATCGAAAGCGTCCGCTCGCTGCTCAGCCTGCGCTATCCCCAGCTGGAGGTTATCGTCGTCAATGACGGCTCCATCGACCGTACGCATGAGGTGATGATGACGCATTTTCAAATGGTGCCGATCGACAGAGCCGTACGCCAGCTGATTCCCACGCAGGAGGTACGGGCGGTCTATCAATCCACGCAGCTGCCGCATCTTTATATGCTGAGCAAAGTAAATGGCGGCAAAGCCGATTCCTTGAATGCCGGCATCAACTTCGCCAAATACTCGTATTTCTGCTCGATTGACGGCGATTCCATCCTCGAGCGCGATGCCTTCGTCAAAATCATGAAGCCGATCATCAGCTCGGGCGAAAATGTCATCGCCGCCGGCGGCAGCGTGCGCATCGCGAACGGCTGCGACATTCAGATGGGCATCGTCAAACGAATCCGGCTGTCGGACAAGCCGCTTGTCGTCTTTCAGGTCATCGAATATTTGCGCGCTTTTCTGATCGGGCGCATCGGGCTCAGCCGGTACAACCTGATGCTCATTATTTCCGGCGCGTTCGGCGTATTCGACAAGGAATGGGTCGTTGCCGCAGGCGGATATTCGACGCGGACGACAGGCGAGGATATGGAGCTGGTCGTGAAGCTGCATCGACTCGTTAAGGAACGAGGCGCGGACAAGCGCATCATCTTCGTCCCGGATGCCGTCTGCTGGACGGAAGCGCCGGAGACGGCGACGTTTCTGCGCAGGCAGCGGAGCCGGTGGCACCGCGGGCTGCTCGACAGCTTATGGACGCATCGCAAAATGCTGCTGAACCCGCGATACGGCTACATCGGTCTGATCGCTTTTCCCTACTACCTGGTCATCGAGCTGTTCGGCCCGATCATTGAGCTCGGTGGGTACTTGTTTATCGTGCTCTCCTTGATTTTCGGCGGCATGTCGGTCGAGTTCTCGGTGCTGCTCTTCCTCGCCTTCCTCCTCTACGGCTCGATCATTTCGCTCTTGTCGCTGCTGCTGGAGGAATGGAGCCTGCGCAGATATGCGGACAAGAAAGACATCGTCAAGCTGTACTTCTACTCGCTGACCGAGGTGATCTGGTTCCGTCCGCTCACGGTCGTCTGGCGGGTGGAAGGGGTATTCCAGTTTCTCTTCGGCTATAAGCGCTGGGGCGAAATGAAAAGAAAAGGGATTGCCTAA
- a CDS encoding HEAT repeat domain-containing protein, with amino-acid sequence MYSTAVIALAIFALSLLVLASLMLVYISFMKAKEQRLKAFMKRYTTEKAPMMYAYLTEGIRTRALLPISRASFQATEQLLSDFLLNIQGEDVMARAKQFAEARFTRTYRKQLRSRKWSIRMNALYHASLFGMESLLDDMLWLRSDPRCTPEEYVQICKILIQVRHPDAIAAVLGMPASVADFDYRQLIAMMSDEQLATLLDYFDRLPDVLQYCLIDMISIMNKYGHLDFLERHLFNTEYEHKELRIKLLKAIAQLGYTEQPERYVPFAESESWEERAQAAKLFGALKRPELVAPLSRLVQDSAWWVRYQAAQALLGMKEGKQVLKHIAEFDDDRFARDMAKDTLGTDGTEQQPWT; translated from the coding sequence ATGTACAGCACAGCCGTTATTGCGCTTGCCATTTTTGCCTTGAGCCTGCTCGTCCTGGCGAGTTTGATGCTCGTCTATATTTCGTTCATGAAAGCGAAGGAACAGCGGCTCAAAGCCTTCATGAAGCGCTATACGACGGAGAAAGCCCCTATGATGTACGCCTATTTGACGGAAGGCATCAGGACGAGGGCACTCCTTCCTATTTCGCGGGCAAGCTTCCAGGCGACCGAACAGCTGCTTAGCGATTTTCTGCTGAACATTCAGGGGGAAGATGTGATGGCCCGTGCCAAGCAGTTCGCCGAAGCCCGGTTCACGCGGACGTACCGCAAGCAGCTGCGAAGCCGAAAATGGAGCATTCGCATGAACGCGCTCTATCACGCATCGCTGTTCGGCATGGAATCGCTGCTGGATGACATGCTTTGGCTTCGGAGCGACCCGCGCTGTACGCCGGAGGAATATGTGCAAATTTGCAAGATCCTCATTCAAGTCCGGCATCCGGATGCCATAGCCGCCGTGCTCGGCATGCCTGCGTCGGTAGCCGACTTCGATTACCGCCAATTGATTGCGATGATGTCGGACGAGCAGCTTGCAACGCTGCTCGACTACTTCGATCGGCTTCCCGACGTGCTCCAATACTGTCTGATCGATATGATAAGCATCATGAACAAATACGGACATCTCGATTTTCTCGAGCGCCATCTGTTCAATACCGAGTATGAACATAAGGAGCTGCGCATCAAGCTGCTGAAAGCGATCGCCCAGCTTGGCTACACCGAACAGCCTGAACGCTACGTCCCTTTTGCCGAATCCGAGTCGTGGGAGGAACGGGCTCAGGCGGCCAAGCTGTTCGGGGCGCTCAAGCGTCCTGAACTGGTAGCGCCGCTCAGCCGCCTCGTTCAGGACAGCGCTTGGTGGGTCCGGTATCAGGCGGCGCAAGCGCTGCTCGGCATGAAGGAAGGGAAGCAAGTGTTGAAGCATATCGCCGAATTCGACGATGACCGTTTCGCGCGGGACATGGCCAAGGATACGCTAGGAACGGACGGAACGGAGCAGCAGCCATGGACATAA
- a CDS encoding ABC transporter permease — translation MKANSTRNREGIHYHFMLLPTVILLAIFSIYPTLGSIIAFKYFDPIEGIWGSPWAGLDHFKMLFQIPEFKQITINTITISVVKIVLNITCALAFALLLHEIKKKWFKKSVQTIVYLPFFLSWVIMAGIFKDFFSVDGLINGLVTRMTGDEPIMFFNSNTWFMLIIYFTDVWKGFGFNAIVFLAALTAINPNLYEAADVDGASRWQKLVNITIPGIKGTIILILILSLQGILSGGFDQIFNLYNPLVYQVADIYDTYIYRMGFQSNQYEFATAVGLFRSAVAFVFILISQWLAEKYGEYKVF, via the coding sequence TTGAAGGCGAACAGCACGCGAAATAGGGAAGGCATTCATTACCACTTCATGCTGCTTCCGACCGTTATTCTTTTGGCCATATTCAGCATTTACCCGACGCTCGGCTCCATTATCGCGTTCAAATATTTCGATCCGATCGAAGGCATCTGGGGATCGCCGTGGGCAGGGCTCGACCATTTCAAAATGCTGTTTCAAATACCGGAGTTCAAGCAAATTACGATCAACACCATCACGATCTCGGTCGTAAAGATCGTCCTGAATATCACATGCGCGCTCGCTTTCGCGTTGCTGCTGCATGAGATCAAGAAGAAGTGGTTCAAGAAGTCGGTGCAAACGATCGTGTACCTGCCGTTCTTCCTCTCTTGGGTCATTATGGCCGGTATTTTCAAAGATTTCTTCTCCGTAGACGGTTTGATTAACGGCTTGGTAACCCGAATGACCGGCGACGAGCCGATCATGTTCTTCAACAGCAATACCTGGTTCATGCTCATCATTTATTTCACGGATGTATGGAAGGGCTTCGGCTTCAACGCGATCGTCTTCCTGGCGGCGCTGACGGCGATCAATCCGAACCTGTACGAGGCAGCCGACGTCGACGGCGCTTCCAGATGGCAGAAGCTCGTCAACATTACGATTCCGGGCATTAAAGGCACGATTATTTTGATCTTGATCTTGAGTCTGCAAGGGATTTTGAGCGGCGGCTTCGACCAGATTTTCAACTTGTACAATCCGCTTGTGTATCAGGTTGCCGATATTTATGACACGTATATTTACCGGATGGGCTTCCAGAGCAACCAGTATGAGTTCGCGACTGCGGTGGGGCTGTTCCGTTCGGCGGTTGCCTTTGTCTTTATCCTCATCTCGCAATGGCTGGCGGAAAAATACGGCGAATATAAGGTGTTCTAA
- a CDS encoding type 2 periplasmic-binding domain-containing protein, whose protein sequence is MNKKVKAAASVSLIAALMLTSAACGNSNNAGESSENVKATNNAAAANEGAANEAAAENTAPAEKPDPFSKMSELVEFTTGISLSAESKPPAGESFESNDVQKWFEENLNVKPKMAWSTSDQNFAFEQKVSLLIAANNIPDVLSISVDPNGLSILKKLIKADMIEDLTKVYEDYASPFLKESIALGGPDALKSVSSDGKLYAIPSIADVETAIPVIWTRKDWLDQVGLPEPQTLDDVEKTLAAFKDKFGAGVLPSQQNIYGADTNSFDFVFGAYNSYPGQWIRTADGSVGYGSVQPEMKSALERLAKWYKDGLIAPDFIMKDSNKSVEPIAQGKAGIFQGAWWSTWYPLPDSVKNDHKAEWQATVLKGIDGVAHAKGYGTVRSFVVVKKGFAHPEAIMKLLNYSQEANTKKLDWYNKLTIDEGAKYLNAKMPLLPASVSAKDPHEITVRYKAIQDVLNGTVAMDAADPETKAQATAIQNYEKATDKFADMGLWSLANQFAVGAKGLTKNQVQQTLPAFIGSTDLMQKKKASMDDLEKKTFLEIITGKKSIDEFDNFVKLWNNMGGTDITAEVNDIVGK, encoded by the coding sequence ATGAACAAGAAAGTGAAGGCAGCAGCATCGGTATCTCTGATCGCCGCGCTCATGCTGACGAGCGCAGCGTGCGGCAACTCGAACAACGCGGGCGAAAGCAGCGAAAACGTTAAAGCAACGAATAACGCGGCAGCGGCGAACGAAGGCGCAGCGAACGAAGCGGCGGCAGAGAATACGGCGCCTGCCGAGAAGCCGGATCCGTTCAGCAAGATGTCCGAATTGGTAGAATTCACGACAGGCATTTCCCTATCGGCCGAATCGAAGCCGCCGGCGGGCGAGAGCTTCGAGAGCAACGACGTACAGAAATGGTTTGAAGAGAACTTGAACGTAAAGCCGAAGATGGCCTGGTCGACCAGCGACCAAAATTTCGCCTTCGAGCAGAAGGTCAGCCTGCTGATCGCTGCGAACAACATTCCGGACGTTCTGTCCATCAGCGTTGACCCGAACGGCCTCAGCATTCTGAAGAAGCTGATCAAAGCCGACATGATCGAGGATTTGACGAAGGTGTATGAGGACTATGCCTCGCCATTCCTGAAAGAAAGCATCGCGCTCGGCGGACCGGATGCCTTGAAGTCCGTCTCCTCCGACGGCAAGCTGTACGCGATTCCGTCCATCGCGGACGTCGAGACGGCGATCCCGGTCATCTGGACGCGGAAGGATTGGCTGGATCAAGTCGGACTGCCTGAGCCGCAAACGCTGGATGACGTCGAGAAGACGCTCGCGGCGTTCAAAGACAAGTTCGGCGCAGGCGTGCTGCCATCCCAACAAAACATTTACGGCGCGGACACGAACTCCTTCGACTTCGTCTTCGGCGCGTACAACTCCTATCCGGGCCAATGGATCCGCACGGCAGACGGCAGCGTCGGCTACGGCTCCGTACAACCGGAAATGAAAAGCGCCCTCGAGCGTCTGGCAAAATGGTACAAAGACGGCTTGATCGCGCCTGACTTTATCATGAAAGACAGCAACAAGTCGGTCGAGCCGATCGCGCAGGGCAAAGCCGGCATTTTCCAAGGCGCTTGGTGGTCGACGTGGTATCCGCTGCCTGACTCCGTGAAGAACGATCATAAAGCAGAGTGGCAGGCAACCGTTCTGAAAGGCATCGACGGCGTGGCGCATGCGAAGGGCTACGGCACGGTCCGCTCGTTCGTTGTCGTGAAGAAAGGCTTCGCGCATCCGGAAGCGATCATGAAGCTGCTGAACTACTCGCAAGAAGCGAACACGAAGAAGCTGGATTGGTACAACAAGCTTACGATCGACGAAGGCGCGAAATATTTGAACGCGAAGATGCCTTTGCTGCCTGCTAGCGTAAGCGCGAAAGATCCGCATGAAATTACGGTTCGCTACAAAGCGATCCAAGACGTATTGAACGGTACGGTAGCGATGGATGCGGCCGATCCGGAAACGAAGGCGCAAGCGACTGCTATCCAGAACTACGAGAAAGCGACGGACAAATTCGCGGATATGGGCCTTTGGAGCTTGGCTAACCAATTCGCGGTCGGCGCGAAGGGCTTGACGAAGAACCAGGTTCAACAAACGCTTCCTGCCTTCATCGGTTCGACCGATCTGATGCAGAAGAAGAAAGCTTCGATGGACGATCTGGAGAAGAAAACGTTCCTCGAAATCATTACGGGCAAGAAATCGATCGACGAGTTCGATAACTTCGTGAAATTGTGGAACAACATGGGCGGTACGGACATTACCGCGGAAGTCAACGACATTGTAGGCAAATAA
- a CDS encoding DUF418 domain-containing protein: MTTPHKNKRAMSLDLARGTMLLLIALAHAPLYLYNAEPGIMSRVQGDGLFDQIVNYIGMFLIDNRARAMFAVLFGYGLVMAFESRLSKGIPAQEAKRTIRRRCWYLILFGIALAVVIGGQDILMAYGLAGLLVGWTLTRGNRTLIRFTIILTLVYAVLLPFIWSYILQDVGGYGFEPEFTAADTYLHITLESLIAFPVIPFIIHAMFPILPPVLFGMGMARAQLLTKPAQRVRTLYILVALGLTISLLGALPVSLLNTVWQPDLSTAGLLYGVHILTGFAGGAAYAALFVIIGIRMKQLGWLTRALMALGKRSLTFYVWNEALLVLLLSPVALNLGGKLSNGAAAGIAAGVWGFSVLLAIWLEQSNRNGPLEEGLRRLMLRK, encoded by the coding sequence ATGACCACCCCTCACAAAAACAAGCGCGCCATGTCGCTCGACCTAGCCCGAGGCACGATGCTGCTGCTCATCGCGCTCGCCCATGCGCCGCTTTACTTATACAACGCCGAGCCCGGCATTATGAGCCGCGTACAGGGCGATGGGCTGTTCGACCAAATCGTGAACTACATCGGCATGTTCCTGATCGACAACCGGGCCCGAGCTATGTTTGCCGTTCTGTTCGGCTACGGGTTAGTCATGGCCTTCGAAAGCCGACTGTCGAAAGGCATTCCTGCCCAGGAAGCTAAACGCACGATTCGGCGCCGGTGCTGGTATCTCATTCTTTTCGGGATCGCGCTGGCCGTCGTTATCGGAGGCCAGGATATTTTGATGGCCTATGGGCTGGCCGGCCTGCTCGTGGGCTGGACGTTGACGCGCGGGAATCGAACGCTAATACGGTTCACTATAATACTTACTTTGGTCTATGCCGTGCTTCTGCCCTTTATATGGAGCTACATTCTTCAAGATGTCGGGGGATACGGGTTTGAGCCGGAGTTCACGGCCGCGGACACCTACCTCCATATAACCTTGGAAAGTTTAATCGCATTTCCTGTCATACCTTTCATCATCCATGCCATGTTCCCGATTCTTCCGCCGGTTCTGTTCGGCATGGGGATGGCTCGAGCCCAGCTGTTGACGAAACCGGCGCAACGCGTAAGAACGCTCTATATCCTGGTCGCTCTAGGGTTAACGATCTCACTGTTAGGCGCACTGCCGGTATCGTTATTGAACACTGTATGGCAGCCGGACCTATCCACTGCAGGCCTCCTGTACGGCGTGCACATCTTGACCGGGTTCGCCGGAGGCGCGGCTTATGCAGCCCTCTTCGTCATCATCGGAATCCGAATGAAGCAGCTAGGATGGCTCACCCGTGCTTTAATGGCGCTGGGTAAGCGCTCGTTGACCTTTTACGTATGGAACGAAGCGCTGCTTGTTCTGCTTTTATCGCCGGTTGCTTTAAATTTGGGTGGAAAGCTAAGCAATGGCGCCGCCGCCGGAATAGCCGCGGGCGTCTGGGGCTTCTCCGTTCTACTGGCCATATGGCTGGAGCAATCGAACCGGAACGGACCGCTTGAGGAGGGGCTACGAAGGCTGATGCTCCGAAAATAA
- a CDS encoding glycoside hydrolase family 172 protein encodes MLYQLKNVESRAFTAENPTGAAGAGGQSRGGRKGAPCIEGFTKGQTIELLNCDGPGVIRHIWMTLPPGNVDHMRNVIIRMYWDGQEHPSVEAPIGDFFGVSHGRQRNMLSDCVTMQGGKGLNCWIPMPFRKKAVVTIENDSSSDVKMLFYQLDVTRGDELDESAGYFHAQFRRSNPCPIHEDFVIADNIQGKGVYLGTTLGVRSIYRDCWWGEGEVKFFIDGDTEFPTICGTGAEDYMGSAWGLDEVLTPYQGAPLVDHDNGLYSIYRFHVRDPIYFQQGLKVTVQQMAYGDGTKAQAHFGDDYVRYKAAGAEEDDNYCYFDLSDDYSAVAYWYQTLPSQPFAPLPSREERIKDLNGGADEGPKRSDL; translated from the coding sequence ATGCTGTATCAGTTGAAGAACGTGGAGAGCCGGGCTTTCACCGCGGAGAATCCGACCGGCGCTGCAGGCGCTGGCGGGCAGTCGAGAGGCGGCAGGAAGGGTGCGCCGTGCATTGAAGGCTTTACGAAGGGGCAGACGATCGAGCTGCTGAATTGCGACGGTCCGGGCGTGATCCGTCATATCTGGATGACGCTGCCGCCGGGCAATGTCGATCATATGCGCAACGTCATTATTCGGATGTACTGGGACGGGCAGGAGCATCCTAGCGTGGAAGCGCCGATCGGCGATTTCTTCGGCGTGTCGCATGGCCGCCAGCGGAACATGCTCTCCGACTGCGTGACGATGCAGGGCGGCAAAGGGCTGAACTGCTGGATTCCGATGCCGTTCCGGAAGAAGGCGGTCGTGACGATCGAGAACGATTCAAGCTCGGACGTGAAAATGCTGTTCTACCAGCTCGACGTCACCCGCGGCGATGAGCTGGACGAGTCGGCCGGCTACTTCCACGCCCAATTCCGCCGCAGCAACCCGTGCCCGATCCACGAGGATTTCGTCATCGCGGATAACATTCAAGGCAAGGGCGTCTACTTGGGGACGACGCTCGGCGTGCGCAGCATTTACCGGGACTGCTGGTGGGGCGAAGGGGAAGTGAAGTTTTTCATCGACGGCGATACGGAGTTCCCGACGATCTGCGGCACCGGCGCCGAGGATTACATGGGCTCGGCCTGGGGACTCGACGAGGTGCTGACGCCTTATCAGGGAGCGCCGCTCGTCGATCACGATAACGGGCTGTATTCGATCTACCGGTTCCATGTGCGCGATCCGATTTATTTTCAGCAGGGCTTGAAGGTTACGGTGCAGCAGATGGCGTACGGCGACGGCACGAAAGCGCAGGCGCATTTCGGCGACGACTATGTCCGTTACAAAGCCGCCGGCGCGGAAGAGGACGACAACTACTGCTACTTCGACTTAAGCGACGACTACAGCGCGGTTGCTTACTGGTACCAGACGCTGCCATCGCAGCCGTTCGCTCCGCTGCCGAGCCGCGAGGAACGGATCAAGGATTTGAACGGCGGCGCGGATGAGGGGCCGAAGCGGAGCGACTTGTAG
- a CDS encoding Calx-beta domain-containing protein, whose amino-acid sequence MLRSSARRVKKVSFLFLAFCIAFLLAMPLQVSAKPNKPPKPEPSKPGILSLSSIAYVTKEGRDSVTITVIRAGGDDGTVSVNYCNCSKTATAGEDFGHVWNTLVFGDGEKVKSFTIPIVNDTKKEGEEGFIVYLKDVTGGATLGLSLAYVSIFDND is encoded by the coding sequence ATGCTGCGAAGTTCTGCTAGACGCGTCAAAAAGGTTTCCTTTCTGTTTCTCGCATTCTGTATCGCTTTTCTGCTTGCGATGCCGCTGCAAGTATCGGCAAAACCGAACAAGCCGCCAAAACCGGAGCCATCAAAGCCGGGCATTCTCTCGCTTTCTAGCATTGCCTATGTGACAAAGGAGGGCCGCGACTCTGTCACCATTACCGTGATCAGAGCAGGTGGCGATGACGGTACGGTGTCCGTCAACTATTGCAACTGCAGCAAGACGGCTACAGCGGGCGAAGATTTCGGTCACGTATGGAACACGTTGGTATTCGGCGACGGGGAAAAGGTAAAATCGTTTACCATACCGATTGTCAACGATACCAAAAAGGAAGGCGAAGAAGGCTTTATCGTCTACCTGAAGGATGTGACAGGCGGCGCGACGCTTGGACTCTCCCTTGCTTACGTCAGCATCTTCGATAACGACTGA
- a CDS encoding putative holin-like toxin: MEVKDALTLMISFGALLTLVVAIVTAINQKK; this comes from the coding sequence ATGGAGGTTAAAGATGCGTTGACGTTGATGATCAGTTTTGGTGCGCTGCTGACGCTGGTTGTCGCCATCGTCACAGCCATTAACCAAAAAAAATAG
- a CDS encoding GNAT family N-acetyltransferase codes for MQIVPAARSDYDYIYERDKHLLEHLIAAKINAKEIYILRNQDGANIGWMRYGYFWDNTPFMNMIWIDDDYRGQGIGKQAVCFWEDEMRGKGHKLVMTSTLANEEAQLFYRKMGYKDAGCLLLEQEPLEILFTKAVGLFSEHQPS; via the coding sequence ATGCAGATCGTACCCGCAGCACGCTCGGATTACGACTATATTTATGAACGCGATAAGCATCTCTTGGAACATTTAATCGCGGCCAAAATCAACGCGAAAGAGATTTACATCCTGCGTAATCAGGACGGCGCAAACATCGGCTGGATGAGATACGGGTATTTTTGGGACAACACGCCGTTCATGAATATGATTTGGATCGATGACGACTATCGGGGCCAAGGGATCGGTAAACAAGCCGTATGCTTCTGGGAGGACGAAATGCGGGGGAAGGGTCATAAGCTCGTTATGACCTCCACCTTGGCCAATGAAGAGGCGCAGCTTTTTTATCGCAAAATGGGTTATAAGGACGCGGGCTGCTTGCTGCTTGAACAGGAGCCGCTGGAAATTCTGTTTACGAAAGCCGTCGGATTATTTTCGGAGCATCAGCCTTCGTAG
- a CDS encoding response regulator translates to MTVSFLTMLFNESTGLYHRDFIQPFIRWKLADMPRSHSKFTLLAIEICEGTDESDAKQVSRLIAGQIRNTDFLFATNRPDQFKVVLPYSGTLETEYFVKRLYRAMQEQLPTIKLTSGMVEVAHGTVSFDELMAACEEALKASAAKGPFHLESVTIEVEPPEQTVKVSIIEDSDMMQNILTSMMNGIVVEGARFQQRIFQDGNSFVQSDWHHSGHTQLIFLNDILPERDGIELLSDLRSMPNANKYIILMLGSRNTENDIIYSLEHGADEYIPKPFNIRLMVAKVKRMLERLK, encoded by the coding sequence ATGACCGTTTCATTCCTGACGATGTTGTTCAATGAGTCGACCGGCTTATATCATCGCGATTTCATCCAGCCATTCATCCGTTGGAAGCTGGCCGATATGCCGAGATCGCATTCGAAATTCACGCTGCTCGCGATTGAAATCTGCGAAGGGACCGACGAGTCCGACGCAAAGCAGGTCAGCCGCCTTATTGCCGGCCAAATCCGGAATACCGATTTTCTGTTCGCGACGAACCGCCCCGATCAGTTCAAGGTCGTCCTGCCCTACTCCGGCACGCTGGAAACGGAGTACTTCGTCAAGCGGCTGTATCGGGCGATGCAGGAACAGCTTCCAACGATTAAGCTCACGTCCGGCATGGTAGAAGTCGCGCACGGCACCGTATCTTTCGACGAATTGATGGCTGCATGCGAAGAGGCGTTGAAGGCCTCAGCGGCCAAAGGCCCTTTTCATCTGGAATCCGTCACGATTGAGGTTGAACCGCCGGAACAAACCGTTAAAGTCTCGATCATCGAAGACTCCGACATGATGCAAAATATCCTCACCAGCATGATGAACGGAATCGTCGTCGAAGGCGCGCGATTTCAGCAGCGGATTTTTCAGGACGGAAACAGCTTCGTGCAGTCGGATTGGCATCATTCCGGGCATACGCAGCTGATCTTTCTAAACGATATTTTGCCCGAACGGGACGGCATCGAGCTGCTCAGCGACCTGCGCAGCATGCCCAACGCGAACAAATACATCATCCTCATGCTCGGGAGCCGGAATACGGAGAACGACATCATTTACAGCCTCGAGCACGGCGCCGACGAATACATCCCGAAGCCGTTCAACATCCGGCTCATGGTCGCGAAGGTGAAACGGATGCTGGAAAGGTTGAAGTAG